A single window of Sneathiella limimaris DNA harbors:
- the smpB gene encoding SsrA-binding protein SmpB: MAQKLIAENRKARHNYFIEDDVEAGIMLVGTEVKSLRNGGANIQESYASFENDGLYLVNAHIAEYDFGNRYNHEPSRPRKLLLHKRELAKLFAQVQRAGKTLIPLSLYFNERGKVKVKLGIAAGKKKHDKRETEKKRDWSREKQRLLKANH; the protein is encoded by the coding sequence ATGGCACAGAAACTGATAGCGGAAAATAGAAAAGCCCGTCACAACTACTTCATTGAAGATGATGTTGAGGCTGGAATCATGCTTGTTGGCACCGAGGTAAAAAGCCTGAGAAACGGTGGTGCAAACATTCAGGAATCCTATGCATCATTTGAAAATGACGGTCTTTATCTGGTCAATGCGCATATCGCAGAATATGATTTTGGGAACCGCTACAATCACGAGCCATCCCGCCCAAGAAAACTGCTCTTACACAAGAGGGAGCTGGCAAAGCTCTTCGCACAGGTTCAAAGGGCAGGGAAGACCCTTATTCCTTTGTCTCTCTATTTTAATGAGCGCGGAAAAGTGAAGGTCAAGCTTGGTATTGCTGCTGGTAAGAAAAAGCATGACAAGCGGGAGACGGAGAAGAAGCGTGACTGGAGCCGTGAAAAACAGCGGTTGCTGAAAGCAAACCATTGA
- a CDS encoding pilus assembly protein TadG-related protein translates to MQGPMNFLKSQDGSVAVYAALFTAVAVGAGALALDYGRLSLLRSEMQNSADAAALSAARFLDGSDGAQNRARDVATNSLTSFSSVSNENLTVKSVNFYASLNPDVPATTDKEAKFIQVRLDGSAANLMFAPVVSMITGKGTTQSQELVAEATAGPNPFLCHAPPLMICDFLENSPPIDLRSSDNFGRMVVLKEPQGGGNWAPGNFGLLSLPDGSSGANPIEAALAAVTPEECYNITIETAQGSKTNKIVDAINSRFDLPGNPWPYPAPNVINYPRDDVIVADENLKLGDGKWDINTYWNEKHSGSLPADLQPHNGKQATRLQVYLYELGEPFWRNGNITIYPIPTSDSLPSGYKEVKNTTSKVPRDLSNKHDNNYDGEPSDTVAANGAARRFVQVAQLQCIADNIHGNGHYPNSGNYIEVFLTEFVPDPPNAAIYGEIVRGLTPSNSAEYHANVKLY, encoded by the coding sequence ATGCAAGGGCCAATGAATTTCTTGAAGTCTCAAGATGGGAGTGTCGCCGTTTATGCTGCTCTGTTTACCGCAGTAGCTGTGGGTGCAGGTGCTCTTGCTTTAGACTACGGACGTCTCTCATTGCTGAGATCTGAAATGCAAAACTCTGCAGATGCTGCGGCTTTATCTGCCGCACGTTTTCTTGATGGAAGCGACGGAGCGCAAAACCGCGCCAGAGATGTTGCGACGAACTCCCTGACGTCCTTTAGCAGCGTGAGTAACGAGAACCTGACGGTGAAAAGTGTTAATTTTTACGCTTCTCTAAACCCGGATGTTCCTGCCACGACTGACAAGGAAGCAAAATTTATTCAGGTCCGCTTAGATGGATCTGCTGCAAATCTTATGTTTGCCCCTGTTGTTTCAATGATCACGGGTAAAGGTACCACTCAATCCCAAGAACTTGTTGCTGAGGCAACTGCCGGGCCAAACCCGTTTCTTTGTCATGCACCACCGCTCATGATTTGTGACTTCCTAGAAAACAGCCCTCCAATTGATCTGCGCTCTTCAGATAATTTTGGAAGAATGGTCGTCTTGAAAGAACCTCAAGGGGGCGGAAACTGGGCACCCGGAAACTTTGGATTATTGTCCCTACCCGACGGCTCCAGCGGAGCGAACCCAATTGAGGCTGCACTTGCAGCGGTGACACCTGAAGAGTGCTACAACATCACAATTGAAACAGCTCAAGGGTCCAAGACAAACAAGATTGTTGATGCGATCAATTCACGCTTCGACCTTCCCGGAAACCCTTGGCCTTATCCGGCACCAAATGTGATCAATTATCCAAGAGACGATGTCATCGTCGCTGATGAAAACTTGAAACTGGGTGACGGAAAATGGGACATTAATACCTATTGGAATGAAAAGCACAGCGGCTCATTGCCTGCTGATCTGCAACCTCACAACGGCAAGCAGGCAACACGGCTACAAGTCTACCTGTATGAGCTGGGTGAACCGTTCTGGCGAAATGGAAATATTACCATTTACCCCATTCCGACATCTGATAGCCTTCCATCCGGTTATAAAGAGGTCAAGAATACGACGAGCAAAGTCCCCCGTGACCTCTCCAATAAACATGACAATAACTACGATGGTGAGCCAAGCGATACTGTCGCGGCAAATGGTGCGGCTCGTCGCTTCGTGCAAGTAGCACAATTGCAATGCATTGCAGACAATATTCATGGCAATGGCCATTACCCGAATTCAGGTAACTATATTGAAGTCTTTCTGACTGAATTTGTACCGGACCCACCGAATGCTGCGATTTACGGTGAAATTGTCCGGGGCTTGACACCTTCGAATTCAGCGGAGTACCACGCGAATGTTAAGCTCTATTAG
- the rpoZ gene encoding DNA-directed RNA polymerase subunit omega gives MARVTVEDCVQKVPNRFELVLLAARRARSIAAGSMLTVDRDNDKNPVVALREIGDDTINVADLKDNLVSTLQRRVEVDEPEEDNMAALMSSSTEWAGVVQEDEPQETFSADEVGATDGAAATPSEGESEDPFA, from the coding sequence ATGGCTCGCGTCACCGTAGAAGATTGCGTACAGAAGGTTCCAAATAGATTTGAGCTGGTCTTACTGGCTGCTCGTCGGGCTCGCAGCATTGCGGCTGGTTCCATGCTGACCGTTGATCGCGACAATGATAAAAACCCAGTTGTTGCCCTTCGCGAAATTGGCGATGACACGATTAACGTAGCAGATTTGAAAGATAATTTGGTTAGCACACTGCAACGGCGTGTTGAAGTGGATGAACCAGAAGAAGACAACATGGCTGCGCTGATGAGCTCCAGCACTGAGTGGGCTGGTGTTGTTCAAGAGGATGAGCCACAGGAAACATTTTCCGCTGATGAAGTTGGTGCAACCGATGGCGCTGCAGCAACCCCATCTGAAGGTGAATCTGAGGATCCTTTCGCTTAA
- a CDS encoding DUF2062 domain-containing protein, whose protein sequence is MFDRRNKIPLVRRVLDFFWPSMGFKRSTRYLGYRLARLPGTSYSLAAGFAFGAAVSFTPFVGLHFILGGLFAWIFRANILASAIGTAVGNPWTFPFIWTATYHLGYWLLGWDAEGKSGFSAGTMDQFFHNLMENGWASVTEIFTNVIFPMIVGSVPFFIIVWILFYYPLNILIRNFHMKRAEALQASLFRREQEAKALSEAEDSRKEGVQ, encoded by the coding sequence ATGTTTGATCGCCGCAATAAGATACCTTTGGTACGCCGGGTTCTTGATTTCTTTTGGCCTTCTATGGGCTTTAAAAGATCAACGCGATACCTGGGGTATCGTCTCGCCCGTTTACCAGGTACATCATATTCACTTGCGGCGGGGTTTGCGTTTGGTGCGGCGGTTTCATTTACGCCTTTTGTTGGGCTTCATTTTATACTTGGTGGTCTGTTTGCCTGGATCTTCCGCGCGAATATTCTGGCCTCAGCCATTGGGACCGCTGTTGGTAACCCCTGGACGTTTCCTTTTATTTGGACTGCTACATATCACCTTGGTTACTGGCTGCTGGGTTGGGATGCGGAAGGGAAAAGTGGGTTTTCCGCTGGCACCATGGATCAGTTTTTTCACAACTTAATGGAAAACGGGTGGGCCAGTGTTACTGAAATTTTTACGAATGTCATATTTCCAATGATTGTAGGATCCGTTCCCTTTTTCATTATTGTCTGGATTCTTTTTTATTATCCGTTGAATATCCTTATCCGAAATTTCCATATGAAGCGTGCTGAAGCGCTTCAGGCTTCGCTATTTAGACGGGAGCAGGAAGCAAAGGCTTTGTCAGAAGCAGAAGATAGCAGGAAAGAAGGCGTGCAATGA
- the folK gene encoding 2-amino-4-hydroxy-6-hydroxymethyldihydropteridine diphosphokinase translates to MIIVALGANLNHPEYGSPQNTLTRAVKALEVAGLKIVKQSSWYGTAPVPISDQPWFINGVVQIETELDPEALLMLLHATEEEFGRVRTEKWAARILDLDLISYNDLVTVNRDQRTGLVIPHPLMTERAFVLRPLSEILPNWADPVTGMDIKGLIAQLPEDQPIKRLG, encoded by the coding sequence ATGATTATCGTTGCACTGGGCGCAAATCTGAACCATCCGGAATATGGCTCTCCACAAAATACTCTAACAAGGGCTGTAAAGGCCTTGGAAGTTGCGGGCTTGAAAATAGTCAAGCAGTCGTCTTGGTATGGAACGGCACCGGTCCCAATTTCAGATCAGCCTTGGTTCATTAATGGTGTTGTTCAGATTGAAACTGAGCTTGATCCAGAAGCCTTGTTGATGTTGCTCCATGCAACAGAAGAAGAGTTTGGTCGTGTTCGAACGGAAAAATGGGCGGCTCGGATCCTCGACCTCGATTTAATTAGTTACAATGACTTGGTAACAGTCAATAGGGATCAGAGAACCGGTCTTGTTATTCCGCACCCTTTAATGACTGAAAGGGCTTTTGTTTTGCGGCCGCTGTCAGAGATTCTGCCAAACTGGGCAGATCCTGTTACAGGTATGGATATCAAGGGGTTGATTGCACAGCTTCCTGAGGATCAACCAATAAAAAGATTAGGGTAG
- the pyrE gene encoding orotate phosphoribosyltransferase, with translation MTPEDVLKHFRETDALLEGHFLLSSGLHSDRYLQCARVLMYPERAAALCGALAKKVKDELGEDAVDVVVAPAMGGVVVGYEMARQLGVPGMFTERVEGEFTFRRGFELEKGARVIMSEDIVTTGKSSRECIKVIEQNGGKVVGATCLIDRSNGTADVGVPLFSLMKMDVKTYEAGQLPPELEKIPAIKPGSRGLV, from the coding sequence ATGACACCAGAAGACGTTTTAAAACATTTTCGCGAAACAGATGCGTTGCTCGAAGGGCATTTTCTTTTAAGCTCCGGTCTTCACTCGGATCGATATCTGCAATGTGCGCGGGTATTGATGTATCCTGAACGAGCAGCTGCTCTTTGCGGTGCGCTTGCAAAAAAAGTGAAGGATGAATTGGGCGAAGATGCTGTAGACGTCGTAGTTGCCCCTGCGATGGGGGGTGTTGTTGTCGGGTATGAAATGGCACGCCAACTTGGGGTTCCCGGAATGTTTACGGAACGGGTTGAGGGAGAGTTTACCTTCCGGCGTGGGTTTGAGCTGGAAAAAGGCGCGCGGGTGATTATGTCTGAGGATATTGTTACTACCGGGAAATCCAGCCGAGAATGCATCAAGGTAATTGAGCAGAACGGAGGCAAGGTGGTTGGTGCAACCTGCCTGATCGACCGGTCCAATGGAACCGCTGACGTCGGTGTTCCGCTTTTCTCTTTGATGAAGATGGACGTAAAAACATATGAGGCGGGTCAGCTGCCTCCAGAACTTGAAAAAATTCCTGCCATTAAGCCCGGAAGTCGCGGACTGGTATGA
- a CDS encoding TadE/TadG family type IV pilus assembly protein: MLSSIRNFRKNREGAIAVEFALYLPVLVVIVFGMIELANAVVQGAIVEKSIRAGALYAARSNLPLTTARETEISNIVKTGTNDGSGSNLVAGWGKANSSVSVSISNYTMTSESSVTGSNLLPVVTVRARVPYVPLIIGSLDFLGLTNFMIDLTHEQAHIGV; this comes from the coding sequence ATGTTAAGCTCTATTAGAAATTTCCGAAAAAATAGAGAGGGAGCAATCGCAGTCGAGTTTGCTCTCTATCTTCCTGTTTTAGTCGTCATCGTTTTTGGGATGATCGAGCTTGCAAATGCAGTTGTACAAGGCGCGATTGTAGAAAAAAGTATTCGAGCAGGCGCTCTCTATGCCGCTCGATCCAATCTGCCTCTAACCACGGCTCGCGAGACTGAAATTTCCAATATCGTCAAAACAGGTACAAATGATGGCAGCGGTAGCAACTTGGTCGCAGGATGGGGTAAGGCGAACTCCTCCGTTAGTGTTTCTATCAGTAATTACACCATGACCTCGGAAAGTTCAGTTACTGGCAGCAACTTGCTACCTGTCGTGACCGTAAGGGCTCGTGTGCCCTACGTGCCGCTCATCATTGGTTCTCTGGATTTTCTGGGCCTTACAAATTTTATGATAGATTTAACTCATGAGCAGGCGCATATCGGTGTTTAA
- a CDS encoding phospholipase effector Tle1 domain-containing protein, giving the protein MRKLVIFSDHSWKQPQIRSKRRHVLGNAAIAERCLLEQTSKGEKQITFLQSDQDLKGRLSRFFKRRLGIGVRKEVFQAYEFLVNNYIPGDEIYLIGSGRGAFVLQYLAYMLSTAGLLQADSIGKIKQAYIYSRLTGSARRGPSGQALRDSFNARVVPIKFLGCWDTVGSHGAPVRGLRKLSVLWTEFLSQNVASNVETAFQALALDEQNTAITPHIWQGVKSKNLRRIEQVWFAGRHMNVTGGQRDSRLSDIALRWLIKKASEEGLTFDIDKLEELTTPNPLGQMTQYGFIDRFFNLFSLFNQPRAVGKADTELSRLQIPGAEKLHHTVQERQKGDPDYRPLAYERLPAGSLVISQNLDDVTHSTRRYERHILNCPATLLVNDSRYNGNVLDLSEGGARVWLHLDVPVGTPVTLRSSILMDQGKTGRVVWSKDQAVGLEFQGEIDLKDIQMPKGYSLN; this is encoded by the coding sequence ATGCGCAAGCTGGTCATATTTAGCGACCATAGCTGGAAACAGCCGCAGATCCGTAGCAAGCGCAGACATGTTCTTGGCAATGCAGCGATCGCCGAGCGATGCCTGCTTGAGCAAACCTCAAAGGGCGAAAAACAGATTACCTTTCTGCAGTCTGACCAGGACTTGAAAGGTCGCCTATCTCGTTTCTTCAAGCGCCGCTTAGGCATAGGCGTGCGTAAAGAAGTTTTTCAAGCCTATGAATTTCTGGTCAATAATTACATCCCCGGTGATGAGATCTACTTAATTGGCAGTGGTCGAGGAGCATTTGTTCTTCAATATCTTGCCTACATGCTTAGTACTGCTGGACTATTGCAAGCGGATAGCATTGGAAAAATTAAACAGGCCTATATCTACAGCCGCCTAACCGGATCCGCCCGTCGCGGTCCATCAGGACAAGCCTTGCGGGATAGTTTCAATGCCCGTGTCGTTCCGATCAAGTTTCTGGGATGTTGGGATACTGTCGGCTCGCATGGCGCTCCTGTGCGCGGCTTGCGAAAACTTTCAGTTTTATGGACAGAGTTTCTCTCGCAAAACGTGGCTTCAAATGTTGAAACCGCTTTTCAAGCGCTAGCCCTGGACGAACAAAACACGGCAATTACCCCTCATATCTGGCAAGGCGTGAAATCAAAAAATCTCCGCAGGATTGAACAGGTCTGGTTCGCCGGAAGGCATATGAATGTCACAGGTGGACAAAGGGACAGCCGACTTTCTGACATTGCCTTGCGCTGGCTTATTAAGAAAGCATCGGAAGAAGGCTTAACTTTTGATATCGATAAACTTGAAGAACTAACGACGCCAAATCCACTTGGGCAAATGACGCAATATGGGTTTATAGATCGCTTCTTTAACCTTTTCTCACTCTTCAACCAGCCTCGAGCAGTCGGGAAAGCCGACACAGAACTCTCTAGACTCCAAATTCCGGGAGCCGAGAAACTGCATCATACCGTACAGGAGAGGCAAAAGGGTGACCCTGACTATAGACCCCTAGCTTATGAACGATTACCCGCTGGAAGTCTCGTAATCTCTCAAAATTTGGATGATGTCACTCACTCCACCAGACGCTATGAGCGCCATATTCTGAATTGTCCTGCCACCCTGTTGGTCAATGACAGCCGGTATAATGGGAACGTCCTGGATCTGAGCGAAGGTGGAGCCCGTGTTTGGCTGCATTTAGATGTGCCCGTTGGAACCCCTGTAACACTGAGATCTTCAATTTTAATGGATCAAGGAAAGACGGGCCGGGTCGTTTGGTCAAAAGACCAGGCTGTTGGACTAGAGTTTCAAGGAGAAATTGATTTAAAGGATATTCAGATGCCGAAAGGGTACAGCCTCAACTAA
- a CDS encoding RelA/SpoT family protein has translation MLRQVELVERVLSYDPHADEDLLNRAYVFTIKTHGSQMRASGDPYFSHPIEVAGILTELKLDTASIVTALLHDTIEDTVATKEEIEQNFGSEIAVLVDGVTKLSQLEVQSDRTKQAENFSKLLLAMSNDIRVLLVKLADRLHNMRTLKHIKKPEKRRRIATETMEIYAPLAERIGIQSFRDELEDLAFVELNNEARRSILRRLEYLREEGEDVVAKIVTTLKEDLNESGLQVEVSGREKRPYSIWRKMEQKNVTFEQLSDIIAFRIIVANVEQCYHVLGILHAKYSMVPGRFKDYISTPKRNNYQSIHTTIIGPERQRIEVQIRTREMHETNEFGVAAHWQYKQQIGGKVQEGQQYRWLRELLEILEEASDPDEFLEHTKLNMYQDQVFCFSPKGDLISLPAGSSPVDFAYAVHTKVGDTCVGSKINGRLAPLRTVLKNGDQVEILRSKNQTPSPTWENFVVSGKARSAIRRYIRQQQRDQYVELGKSIAEKAFRTDGKPFTEKALTPVLKIWDLDSVEDVYYSLGDGTHTGRQLLDIIFPGEKSKGVDDNVVPIGKSRNQQKRNKEHAVPIHGLIPGMAVHFAGCCHPLPGDRIVGIVMSGRGVTIHTIDCDTLEQFAEMPERWLDVSWDTELQESNFQIGRITIVMANEPGALSSVTSTIAANNGNITNLLISNRSQDFFEMRVDIEVRDVKHLTNIIAALRADPVISSVERASG, from the coding sequence ATGTTACGTCAAGTAGAACTTGTTGAGCGTGTTTTAAGTTATGATCCCCATGCAGATGAAGATCTGCTCAATCGCGCTTACGTGTTCACGATCAAAACGCATGGTAGCCAGATGCGAGCCTCTGGTGATCCTTATTTTTCCCATCCAATTGAAGTCGCGGGTATTCTGACAGAGTTGAAGTTGGATACAGCCTCCATTGTGACGGCACTCCTGCACGATACGATTGAGGATACAGTCGCGACCAAAGAAGAGATTGAGCAGAATTTTGGCTCTGAGATTGCGGTACTCGTTGATGGGGTTACAAAACTCTCTCAGCTGGAGGTGCAATCAGATCGAACCAAGCAAGCTGAGAATTTCTCTAAGTTATTGTTGGCGATGTCCAATGATATCCGGGTTTTGCTGGTGAAACTTGCTGACCGGCTCCACAACATGCGCACTCTCAAGCACATCAAAAAGCCTGAGAAGAGACGGCGCATAGCAACGGAAACGATGGAAATTTATGCGCCTCTTGCTGAGCGGATCGGTATCCAGAGTTTTCGGGATGAGCTTGAGGACCTCGCGTTTGTTGAGCTGAATAATGAAGCAAGACGCTCTATCCTGCGACGCTTGGAGTATTTGCGGGAAGAGGGGGAAGACGTTGTTGCCAAAATCGTTACCACCCTTAAAGAAGATCTGAATGAGAGTGGATTACAGGTTGAGGTGTCAGGCCGAGAAAAGAGGCCATATTCCATTTGGCGCAAGATGGAACAAAAGAATGTTACCTTTGAACAGCTCTCAGATATCATTGCCTTTAGGATTATCGTAGCTAACGTTGAGCAGTGTTATCACGTGCTTGGAATCCTTCATGCCAAGTACTCAATGGTTCCTGGTCGTTTCAAGGATTACATTTCCACACCAAAACGGAATAATTATCAATCTATTCATACGACGATAATTGGACCAGAGCGCCAGCGGATTGAAGTGCAAATCCGAACCCGTGAAATGCACGAAACCAACGAATTTGGTGTTGCGGCCCATTGGCAGTACAAGCAACAAATTGGCGGAAAAGTTCAGGAAGGGCAGCAATATCGTTGGTTGCGGGAGTTGCTGGAGATCCTTGAAGAAGCGTCTGATCCAGATGAGTTTCTTGAGCATACAAAGCTGAACATGTATCAGGATCAGGTGTTCTGCTTCTCGCCTAAGGGAGATCTCATTTCTCTACCCGCGGGAAGTAGTCCAGTTGATTTTGCCTATGCTGTTCATACGAAAGTAGGCGATACCTGCGTTGGTTCGAAGATTAATGGCCGCTTGGCGCCTCTTCGGACAGTGCTGAAAAACGGTGACCAGGTTGAGATCCTCCGCTCAAAAAACCAAACACCATCACCAACTTGGGAGAACTTTGTTGTTAGTGGTAAGGCGCGGTCGGCTATTCGCCGCTATATTCGCCAGCAGCAGCGTGACCAGTATGTAGAACTTGGAAAATCCATCGCGGAAAAAGCATTTCGGACGGATGGAAAGCCCTTCACCGAAAAAGCACTGACGCCCGTCCTTAAAATCTGGGATCTGGATAGCGTTGAGGATGTTTATTACTCGCTTGGGGATGGGACGCATACGGGACGACAGCTTCTGGATATTATTTTCCCGGGCGAGAAAAGTAAGGGCGTTGACGATAATGTTGTTCCTATCGGGAAAAGTCGCAATCAGCAAAAAAGAAACAAAGAACATGCGGTTCCAATTCATGGCTTGATCCCAGGCATGGCTGTTCACTTTGCGGGGTGTTGCCATCCGTTGCCAGGCGATCGCATTGTGGGGATCGTGATGTCTGGGCGAGGTGTGACAATCCACACCATCGACTGCGACACATTAGAACAGTTCGCAGAAATGCCGGAACGTTGGCTAGATGTGTCTTGGGATACAGAACTGCAGGAATCTAATTTTCAGATCGGTCGTATTACGATTGTCATGGCGAACGAGCCCGGTGCTCTCTCCAGTGTGACCTCAACAATCGCCGCAAATAACGGAAATATAACCAACCTTCTTATATCAAACCGTAGTCAGGACTTTTTTGAAATGCGGGTGGATATTGAGGTACGGGATGTTAAACATTTAACCAATATCATTGCGGCACTGCGGGCGGATCCAGTTATCAGTTCTGTCGAGCGAGCCAGTGGATAG
- a CDS encoding NYN domain-containing protein, which yields MTFYPEERIALFIDGSNLYASARALNVEIDYKKLLAEFTERGRLVRAFYYTALVEDQDYSPIRPLVDWLDYNGYTMVTKPAKEFTDPTGRRKVKGNMDIELAIDMLEISNSIDHAVLFSGDGDFRRLVEAVQRKGVRVTVVSSVKTNPPMIADELRRQADYFLDLKDLDMILNREGGHRRNSESEYEYYDDDEDFEELDERV from the coding sequence ATGACATTTTATCCTGAAGAACGCATCGCCTTATTCATTGACGGCTCAAACCTTTATGCTTCTGCAAGGGCACTAAATGTAGAAATTGACTACAAAAAATTGCTTGCTGAATTTACTGAACGAGGCCGCCTGGTTAGAGCTTTCTATTATACAGCACTTGTTGAAGACCAGGATTACTCTCCTATTCGCCCCCTCGTCGACTGGCTAGATTACAATGGCTATACGATGGTTACCAAACCAGCCAAAGAATTTACAGATCCCACAGGTCGTCGGAAAGTCAAAGGAAACATGGATATCGAGCTCGCCATTGACATGCTCGAAATCAGCAATTCAATTGACCATGCCGTACTGTTTTCCGGAGATGGAGATTTTAGAAGACTGGTTGAAGCCGTTCAACGCAAAGGCGTTCGGGTAACTGTTGTCAGTTCAGTCAAAACCAATCCTCCGATGATAGCGGATGAATTACGGCGACAAGCAGACTATTTCCTCGACCTCAAAGATCTCGACATGATTCTCAATAGGGAGGGAGGACATCGTCGAAACTCAGAATCTGAGTATGAATATTATGACGATGATGAAGACTTCGAAGAGTTGGATGAGCGCGTCTGA
- the dapA gene encoding 4-hydroxy-tetrahydrodipicolinate synthase — MFRGSITALITPFDGESVDEKAFQSFVDWQIKSGTKGLVPVGTTGESPTLSHPEHDRVVDLCIEAADGRVPVMAGAGSNNTTEAIRLSQHAQKAGADAVLIAMPYYNKPSQEGMYAHYKAINDAIDIPIYIYNIPGRSVVDMTPETMGELAKLKNIVGVKDATGDVSRVALQRHYCGEDFIQISGEDGTAVGFNAQGGVGCISVTSNVAPQLASDMQEATLKGDYKTALALQDKLILLHKVLFMYPSPAPAKYALSLLGHCKADVRLPLVGIPDNLKPLIENAMRHAGIYN; from the coding sequence ATGTTTAGAGGATCAATCACTGCACTCATTACTCCCTTTGATGGAGAGAGTGTGGATGAAAAGGCGTTCCAATCCTTTGTAGACTGGCAGATAAAATCTGGAACCAAAGGCCTGGTGCCGGTAGGAACTACTGGTGAGTCTCCTACTTTAAGCCATCCTGAGCATGATCGCGTTGTTGATCTATGTATTGAAGCAGCTGATGGTCGTGTGCCTGTAATGGCGGGTGCTGGATCGAATAACACCACTGAAGCCATCCGACTAAGTCAGCATGCTCAAAAAGCGGGCGCTGATGCGGTTCTGATCGCAATGCCTTATTATAATAAGCCTTCCCAGGAAGGAATGTATGCGCATTACAAAGCAATTAATGACGCGATCGATATTCCGATTTACATCTATAATATTCCTGGTCGGAGTGTTGTCGACATGACACCTGAGACCATGGGTGAGCTGGCAAAACTGAAAAACATTGTCGGCGTGAAAGATGCAACTGGGGATGTCTCTCGGGTTGCTTTGCAGCGGCACTACTGCGGTGAGGACTTTATCCAGATTTCGGGGGAAGATGGAACAGCGGTTGGCTTTAACGCGCAAGGTGGTGTTGGCTGTATTTCCGTGACGTCCAACGTGGCGCCGCAACTGGCGTCCGATATGCAGGAAGCAACTCTTAAAGGAGACTATAAGACAGCTTTGGCCTTACAGGATAAATTGATCCTTCTGCACAAAGTTCTCTTTATGTATCCAAGTCCGGCTCCTGCCAAATATGCGCTTTCGCTGCTGGGGCATTGCAAAGCTGATGTACGCTTGCCTTTGGTTGGTATTCCGGACAATCTGAAGCCTTTAATCGAAAATGCAATGCGTCACGCTGGCATTTATAACTAA